The following coding sequences are from one Bufo bufo chromosome 2, aBufBuf1.1, whole genome shotgun sequence window:
- the LOC120991973 gene encoding activin receptor type-1-like → MVDGGVIIPILIMVAFSSSSMEDEEVKGNSVQYECMCEGISCGSRDRCYGQQCFASLSMNDGLLVSQKGCFQVYEQSIMTCKTPPSADQAVDCCQGDLCNMNITAHLQSKSGTVETLNSSVETVAIFILAPVVVLIVLSVVALLVFRKIQQRHMDRLSTRDAEYGTVDGLIASKVGDSTLADLLDHTCTSGSGSGLPFLVHRTVARQITLAECVGKGRYGEVWRGHWQGESVAVKIFSSRDEKSWFRETELYNTVLLRHENILGFIASDMTSRNSSTQLWLITHYHEMGSLYDFLHVTTLDTVTCLRIVLSIASGLAHLHVEIFGTQGKPAIAHRDLKSKNILVKKNGQCCIADLGLAVIHSQSTNQLDVGNNPYVGTKRYMAPEVLDETIQVDFFDSYKRVDIYAFGLVVWEVARRMVSNGIVADYKPPFYDVVPNDPSFEDMKKVVCVDQQRPNIPNRWFSDPTLTFLAKLMKECWYHNPSARLPALRIKKTLTKIDSSLDKLKSDC, encoded by the coding sequence ATGGTGGATGGTGGTGTAATTATTCCCATACTCATAATGGTCGCCTTTTCATCTTCAAGCATGGAAGACGAGGAGGTTAAAGGGAATTCCGTCCAATATGAATGTATGTGCGAGGGGATTTCCTGCGGCAGCAGAGACCGCTGTTACGGACAGCAATGCTTTGCCTCCCTCAGTATGAACGATGGTCTCTTGGTTTCTCAGAAAGGCTGCTTCCAAGTCTACGAGCAAAGCATAATGACCTGCAAGACCCCTCCTTCTGCTGACCAGGCCGTGGACTGCTGTCAGGGCGACCTCTGCAACATGAACATTACAGCGCACTTACAAAGTAAGTCAGGCACCGTCGAGACGTTAAATTCCAGCGTGGAAACCGTGGCAATATTTATCCTGGCTCCAGTAGTCGTACTAATAGTGCTTTCAGTTGTGGCCCTCCTGGTCTTCCGGAAAATTCAACAACGGCACATGGATCGGTTGAGTACACGAGATGCGGAGTATGGGACTGTAGACGGGCTGATCGCGTCCAAAGTGGGGGACAGCACCCTTGCAGATCTGCTGGATCACACGTGCACATCTGGCAGTGGGTCTGGGCTTCCCTTCCTGGTGCACAGAACAGTCGCCCGCCAGATCACCCTTGCAGAATGTGTTGGTAAGGGTCGGTACGGAGAAGTATGGCGCGGCCACTGGCAAGGGGAAAGCGTTGCCGTAAAGATCTTTTCATCCCGAGATGAGAAGTCCTGGTTCAGAGAGACTGAATTATACAACACGGTGCTGTTAAGACATGAAAACATCCTAGGTTTCATTGCCTCCGATATGACTTCAAGAAACTCCAGCACACAGTTGTGGCTTATTACGCACTACCATGAAATGGGATCCCTCTACGATTTCTTACATGTAACCACATTAGATACGGTGACCTGTCTCAGAATTGTCCTTTCCATAGCCAGCGGACTAGCACATTTACATGTGGAGATTTTTGGTACGCAGGGGAAACCTGCTATTGCTCATCGGGATTTAAAGAGCAAGAACATTCTAGTTAAGAAGAACGGACAGTGCTGCATTGCTGATCTAGGATTGGCCGTGATTCACTCACAATCAACCAATCAGCTTGATGTTGGGAATAACCCCTATGTAGGAACCAAGAGGTACATGGCTCCCGAAGTCCTCGATGAGACGATCCAAGTGGATTTTTTTGACTCTTACAAAAGAGTTGATATTTATGCTTTTGGCCTGGTCGTCTGGGAGGTCGCCAGACGCATGGTTAGCAACGGTATTGTTGCAGATTACAAACCTCCCTTTTATGACGTTGTTCCTAATGATCCTAGTTTTGAAGATATGAAGAAAGTTGTCTGTGTGGATCAACAAAGACCAAACATTCCTAATAGATGGTTTTCAGACCCAACGCTAACATTCCTGGCTAAATTGATGAAGGAATGCTGGTATCACAACCCATCGGCAAGACTCCCAGCCTTGCGCATCAAAAAGACTTTAACCAAAATTGACAGTTCCTTAGATAAACTGAAATCGGACTGCTGA